A section of the Paenibacillus yonginensis genome encodes:
- a CDS encoding carbohydrate ABC transporter permease, with the protein MAKRKTGRIALEIIMVVLSLLFLYPLFLTLINSLKSFSELMTDVIALPKNLAFENYSYVWKYINYPRLFLNNAVITILGLAGIIFVSSIGAYKLARTKTKWSALIYFLCIMPMLIPFQSIMLTVLQMAKNLHLSESTWGLGLMYWGFGAPLAMFIYHGFVKGIPKEIDESAVIDGASGFRLFFSVIFPLLKSVTTTVIIIDVMWIWNDFLLPLLMVNGSPDTKTLTLAAYTFVGQYTSDWQYAMTAMVMAVLPSIIVFIFLQKYIVKGVVAGAVKG; encoded by the coding sequence ATGGCGAAAAGAAAGACGGGGCGTATTGCGCTCGAAATCATCATGGTCGTTTTGTCGCTGCTGTTTCTGTACCCGCTGTTTCTTACGCTCATTAATTCGCTGAAAAGCTTCTCCGAGCTGATGACCGACGTGATCGCGCTGCCGAAAAATCTGGCGTTCGAAAACTATTCTTACGTTTGGAAATATATCAATTACCCTCGTCTGTTCCTGAACAATGCAGTCATCACAATTCTTGGCCTTGCGGGGATCATTTTTGTTTCTTCGATCGGGGCCTATAAGCTTGCCCGGACCAAGACCAAATGGAGTGCGCTGATTTATTTCCTGTGCATCATGCCGATGCTCATTCCGTTTCAGTCGATCATGCTGACCGTACTGCAAATGGCCAAAAACCTGCACCTATCCGAAAGCACCTGGGGCCTTGGGCTTATGTATTGGGGGTTCGGCGCTCCGCTCGCTATGTTCATCTATCACGGGTTTGTGAAAGGCATTCCGAAGGAGATCGACGAAAGCGCCGTAATTGACGGGGCCTCGGGGTTCCGGCTGTTCTTTTCGGTTATTTTCCCGCTGCTGAAATCCGTGACGACGACGGTAATCATCATCGACGTGATGTGGATCTGGAACGACTTCCTGCTCCCGCTCCTCATGGTTAACGGCTCGCCGGATACGAAAACACTTACGCTTGCCGCCTACACCTTTGTCGGACAATACACGTCCGATTGGCAGTATGCCATGACAGCTATGGTGATGGCGGTGCTGCCTTCAATCATCGTGTTTATTTTCCTGCAAAAATACATTGTCAAAGGCGTTGTGGCCGGCGCCGTTAAAGGCTGA
- a CDS encoding carbohydrate ABC transporter permease, with product MRNLGRKWSEKLEFGLFTLPVLICVAVVFYVPFVMTIRYSLTKWNGISKHPKFIGLDNFKDIFMGDSNFSSAAWFTLKYAVLYIVIINVLAILLAVVLDMKLKTSAWLRAAFFIPYILSLVIVGFIWKFIFMQGFESLGDSTGWKIFGLSWLGEPGLAFVSILAVSIWQSIGFYMVIYIAGLQSVPDDLKEAATVDGAGPVRRFFNITLPLLAPSVTISVFMALTNSIKVFDVILSLTGGGPGGTTYSVAYDIYRDTFQNNLYGYGTAKALILFVAVLIITILQLTIFKRREVEA from the coding sequence ATGCGCAACCTGGGCAGAAAATGGTCGGAGAAGCTGGAATTCGGCCTGTTCACTTTGCCGGTTCTGATCTGTGTCGCAGTAGTCTTCTATGTTCCTTTCGTTATGACGATCCGTTATTCCCTGACGAAATGGAACGGCATTTCCAAACATCCGAAATTTATCGGACTGGATAATTTCAAAGATATTTTTATGGGGGATTCCAACTTCAGCAGCGCCGCCTGGTTTACCTTGAAATACGCGGTTCTGTACATTGTAATTATCAATGTGCTGGCGATCCTGCTCGCCGTAGTGCTCGACATGAAGCTGAAGACCTCGGCCTGGCTGCGGGCAGCCTTTTTTATCCCCTATATCCTCAGCCTGGTGATCGTCGGTTTCATCTGGAAGTTTATCTTTATGCAGGGCTTTGAATCGCTTGGAGACAGCACGGGCTGGAAAATATTCGGCCTCAGCTGGCTTGGGGAGCCTGGACTGGCTTTTGTTTCGATCCTGGCCGTTTCGATCTGGCAGTCGATCGGCTTTTATATGGTGATTTATATCGCCGGCCTGCAGAGCGTGCCGGATGATCTCAAGGAGGCCGCAACGGTGGACGGGGCGGGTCCTGTCCGGAGATTTTTCAACATTACGCTGCCCCTGCTTGCCCCTTCCGTCACGATCTCGGTATTTATGGCCCTGACCAACTCGATTAAGGTGTTTGACGTCATCTTGTCCTTGACCGGCGGCGGACCCGGCGGAACCACCTACAGCGTGGCTTACGACATCTACCGGGATACGTTCCAGAATAACCTTTACGGTTACGGGACAGCGAAAGCGCTTATTCTGTTTGTGGCCGTGCTGATCATTACGATTCTGCAGCTGACGATCTTTAAACGCAGGGAGGTTGAAGCCTGA
- a CDS encoding sensor histidine kinase encodes MKAFNNPLVKGIVEVRERIRRRLVHKLVLVFTLIIVLLVGSLSVISYQMIQRESVGSSVASTSNNLLLVNRNLEAFLSGIEELSLPKIQYDQLINAVLTEQTEYSSRLYLEQYLKNLFFARKDLEAINMYIPSDRKYYSITREQYDTRVRAVYDDKVPDQAWYRRAMDSRENRLFQSFVAGGSDGGTGAEEREKENYGSAYDSFAKTSFMAYHRVLRSISTRQPQVVFSFYFNTKAADEIMKDIPFAEGEHLLLLGPDGTPFYTDNSAYYRGLRQGNLLERIPGTGSGQLTWREADSKYLVVYNVGEQYGWKLVKPIPYSMIYETANQTRNLSLGIGLILFMIGVVLVVIITNAITRPLKKLAFQMRRFSEGSFDAETEVKGRDEVAYLSRHFNMMVRRTNDLINERYKMKLTEKNAILKALEAEINPHFLYNALQAISTKALKNGMFDISDMVEALALTLRYCISGRDIVTAREELEHVERYLTLQKARFGSRLEVEVRWAEELLELNLPKLSLQSLVENSIKHGLERVRDHVRITIEASANEEEALISVTDNGPGMTGDRLNQVLQSLETDWEERDGGSIGLKNLNTRLKLLFGEASELAIESGVGQTKLTMRIPEGGSGYVQSADY; translated from the coding sequence ATGAAAGCGTTTAACAATCCGCTGGTAAAAGGAATTGTGGAGGTAAGGGAGCGAATAAGGCGAAGATTAGTCCATAAGCTGGTGCTGGTATTTACCTTGATTATCGTGCTGCTCGTCGGGTCTTTGTCCGTCATCTCCTATCAGATGATTCAGCGCGAATCAGTGGGCAGCAGCGTTGCCAGCACGTCGAACAATTTGCTGCTGGTCAACCGGAATTTGGAGGCGTTTCTATCCGGAATAGAAGAGCTGTCGCTGCCGAAAATTCAGTACGACCAGCTGATCAACGCCGTGCTGACCGAACAAACGGAGTATTCCTCCAGACTGTATTTGGAGCAGTATTTAAAAAATCTGTTCTTCGCCCGCAAGGATCTGGAGGCGATTAATATGTACATCCCGTCTGACCGCAAATATTATTCGATCACCCGGGAGCAGTATGATACTAGAGTCCGAGCGGTGTACGATGATAAGGTTCCGGACCAGGCCTGGTACCGACGGGCTATGGACAGCAGGGAAAACCGGCTGTTTCAATCGTTTGTGGCTGGTGGAAGCGATGGCGGTACAGGGGCAGAAGAAAGGGAAAAGGAAAACTATGGGAGCGCATACGATTCTTTTGCCAAAACCAGCTTTATGGCGTATCACCGCGTGCTGCGTTCTATTTCGACCCGCCAGCCTCAGGTTGTTTTTTCGTTCTATTTCAACACGAAAGCCGCTGATGAAATCATGAAGGATATTCCTTTCGCCGAAGGGGAACATTTGCTGCTGCTAGGACCGGACGGCACGCCTTTTTATACCGACAATTCCGCCTATTACCGCGGGCTGAGACAAGGAAACCTGCTGGAACGCATTCCAGGCACAGGCTCAGGTCAGCTGACCTGGCGTGAGGCGGACAGCAAATATCTGGTTGTCTACAACGTAGGGGAGCAGTACGGCTGGAAGCTGGTTAAACCTATCCCTTACAGCATGATTTACGAAACGGCGAACCAAACAAGGAATCTGAGTTTGGGCATTGGTCTGATTTTATTTATGATCGGAGTTGTCCTTGTTGTAATCATTACCAATGCGATTACAAGACCGCTGAAGAAGCTCGCGTTTCAGATGAGGAGATTTAGCGAAGGCTCCTTTGACGCGGAGACAGAGGTCAAGGGCCGGGATGAGGTGGCTTATTTGAGCCGGCATTTCAATATGATGGTCCGCAGGACCAATGATCTGATTAACGAACGGTACAAAATGAAGCTGACAGAGAAAAACGCTATTCTTAAAGCTCTTGAGGCGGAAATCAATCCGCATTTCCTGTACAATGCGCTGCAGGCAATTTCCACAAAAGCATTGAAAAACGGCATGTTTGATATCTCCGATATGGTGGAGGCGCTGGCGCTGACGCTGCGCTACTGTATCAGCGGCCGCGACATCGTGACGGCACGTGAGGAGCTGGAGCATGTGGAACGTTATTTAACGCTGCAGAAAGCACGTTTCGGCAGCAGGCTTGAGGTGGAGGTCCGCTGGGCGGAAGAACTGCTGGAACTAAACCTTCCAAAGCTGTCCTTGCAGTCTCTTGTCGAAAATTCAATTAAACACGGCTTGGAGCGTGTCCGGGATCATGTCCGGATTACAATTGAAGCATCGGCGAACGAAGAGGAGGCCCTAATTTCGGTCACGGACAACGGCCCGGGAATGACCGGAGACAGACTGAACCAGGTGCTGCAGTCTCTGGAGACCGACTGGGAAGAACGCGATGGGGGGAGCATTGGCTTAAAAAATTTGAACACAAGGCTTAAACTCCTGTTTGGTGAAGCTTCGGAGCTTGCGATTGAATCCGGCGTTGGGCAAACCAAATTGACGATGCGGATACCGGAGGGGGGCAGCGGATATGTACAAAGTGCTGATTATTGA
- a CDS encoding response regulator transcription factor gives MYKVLIIDDEEPLREAIRILGEWDSLGVDTILEAEDGESGLLLLRQQQVDLVMVDMKMPGISGPELLQILEQDFPDLPSIVISGYNDFEFTRQAIKSKSVDYLLKPVNRGELNQAMHKAVEQLEARRRSENDNINRGIRLNMSLPKLKENIYLSLLDRTFHPAGKQDLLAMIGAGKADSIYGVGVIRILNLDETANSRFHGEIGLLHFAVSNMVNNASGPGLQSFCFANPRQMREMITVFNMEKGTEADLAFQSELLLKQIHAALRDLLGIRSVMGVGRPCRDMFHMADAFEAAKAAVLQMNFQQAAGAANAIFTSAPVPTSAPGTSSGSPGRTEQTPEVPSLISRLPLLRSALEAGNLNQAKTVLADFLRALGERKSCRLGDADRAVQDFHLLLRDTALSLGVSPDKLPREGEEKFSFGGFSRDYSNFTEFGELLERMLEYYVGVIRGQAGVQGRFDAEDIKAYIDTHYFEDFKISLFTEKYYLSREYLMKRFKQQFGCGIHEYTQKVRMEKAKEMLGDPSLKIQEISEMLGYRDKNYFSKAFRNYYRMSPTEFRLFSSSK, from the coding sequence ATGTACAAAGTGCTGATTATTGATGACGAAGAGCCGTTAAGAGAGGCCATCCGAATCTTGGGGGAATGGGACTCCTTAGGCGTGGATACGATCCTGGAGGCGGAAGACGGGGAAAGCGGTCTGCTTTTGCTGCGGCAGCAGCAGGTAGATCTGGTGATGGTAGATATGAAGATGCCAGGCATAAGCGGTCCCGAGCTGCTGCAAATTCTGGAACAGGATTTCCCGGATTTGCCGAGCATAGTGATCAGCGGGTATAACGATTTTGAATTTACCCGGCAGGCGATTAAGTCCAAGTCGGTAGACTATCTGCTCAAACCGGTAAACCGGGGAGAGCTGAACCAGGCGATGCACAAAGCAGTCGAGCAGCTGGAGGCCAGACGCAGAAGCGAGAACGACAACATTAACCGGGGGATCAGGCTGAATATGTCCCTGCCCAAATTGAAGGAGAATATTTACCTGTCTTTGCTGGATAGGACCTTTCATCCGGCAGGCAAGCAGGATCTGCTGGCTATGATCGGCGCGGGGAAGGCGGACAGTATTTATGGGGTCGGCGTTATCCGCATCCTAAATCTGGATGAAACGGCGAACAGCCGCTTTCACGGTGAAATCGGGCTGCTGCATTTCGCTGTTTCCAATATGGTGAACAATGCTTCCGGACCCGGGCTGCAAAGCTTCTGCTTTGCCAATCCGCGGCAGATGCGGGAAATGATCACCGTGTTTAATATGGAAAAGGGGACCGAAGCGGACCTGGCATTTCAATCAGAGCTGCTGCTTAAGCAGATCCACGCCGCGCTGCGGGATCTGCTTGGAATCCGGTCCGTTATGGGGGTGGGCCGCCCCTGCAGGGACATGTTCCATATGGCCGATGCCTTCGAAGCTGCAAAGGCCGCCGTGCTGCAGATGAATTTCCAGCAGGCGGCCGGAGCGGCGAATGCCATTTTTACATCTGCACCTGTACCTACGTCTGCACCTGGAACTTCATCAGGATCGCCGGGGAGAACCGAGCAAACGCCCGAGGTGCCGTCTCTCATCAGCAGGCTGCCTCTGCTTCGCAGCGCGCTGGAGGCCGGAAACCTGAATCAGGCGAAGACGGTGCTGGCCGATTTTCTGCGTGCCCTTGGGGAGCGGAAAAGCTGCCGTCTGGGTGACGCCGACCGTGCTGTCCAGGACTTTCATCTCCTGCTTCGGGATACGGCGCTTTCGCTGGGCGTTTCGCCTGACAAGCTTCCCCGAGAGGGAGAAGAGAAGTTCAGCTTTGGCGGATTCAGCCGGGATTACTCGAATTTTACGGAGTTTGGGGAATTGCTGGAGCGGATGCTGGAGTATTATGTTGGCGTTATCCGCGGTCAGGCTGGCGTCCAGGGGCGTTTTGACGCTGAGGATATCAAGGCTTATATCGATACCCATTACTTCGAAGATTTCAAAATTTCGTTGTTTACCGAAAAATATTATTTAAGCCGCGAATACCTCATGAAGCGTTTCAAGCAGCAGTTCGGCTGCGGCATTCATGAATATACGCAGAAGGTGAGAATGGAGAAAGCGAAGGAAATGCTGGGCGATCCTTCTTTAAAGATCCAGGAAATCTCGGAAATGCTCGGCTATCGTGATAAGAACTACTTCAGCAAGGCTTTCCGCAACTATTACCGGATGTCCCCGACAGAGTTCCGGCTGTTCAGCTCTTCAAAATGA
- a CDS encoding ABC transporter substrate-binding protein yields MFKRLTAVTASLVLMTGLLAACGGGSNNVGSSSAGNASNNGGAADSSKPVTINMFTASPEYTDAFNAYIEEYKKVKPNVTINLEIMQSDYNTVLKSRIAAGSTPDVFQTTAGGDIDTFADYSADLTNEPLAQAMTDAVRSNMTSSDGKVLGLPVKGNLFALIYNKKLLADAGITSVPKTTAELEEAITKLEVKGITPFANAYKEWWVWKHIFQHFVDAAAEDAGTSAKDLVQSFIDGKTTFKDHPVLYDNFFNFIDLTVKHGTDKPLERDSNAEVSDFAAGKAAFMTGKGAWDEEAIKKINPDIEIGIAGYPVSDKPEQSVIITGADQALRINKDSKVVKETIEFFNWLYTSDYGKNWFSQVAKVIPPIKDAPLPDLDMPKQMDEILKTEKSGDLSINYSLDTFHQKFGEIMQAYIGGNKTKDQAVDEIQKAWQQFGSAQ; encoded by the coding sequence ATGTTTAAGAGATTGACGGCGGTAACGGCCAGTCTTGTGCTCATGACGGGGCTGCTTGCGGCCTGCGGAGGCGGTTCCAATAATGTTGGCAGCAGCAGCGCAGGGAACGCATCGAATAACGGAGGAGCCGCGGATTCTTCCAAACCGGTTACGATCAATATGTTTACGGCATCACCAGAGTATACGGATGCTTTTAACGCGTATATTGAAGAGTACAAGAAAGTGAAGCCCAACGTAACGATCAACCTCGAAATTATGCAATCCGATTATAATACCGTTTTGAAATCCAGAATAGCCGCAGGCAGTACGCCGGATGTGTTCCAGACGACGGCTGGCGGGGACATCGACACTTTTGCCGACTACAGCGCGGATTTAACGAATGAACCTCTGGCGCAGGCGATGACCGACGCGGTCAGAAGCAACATGACCTCCTCCGACGGAAAAGTGCTTGGCCTTCCTGTCAAAGGCAACTTGTTTGCCCTGATCTATAACAAAAAGCTGCTGGCTGATGCGGGCATAACTTCCGTTCCAAAAACGACGGCCGAGCTGGAGGAAGCCATTACCAAACTGGAGGTCAAAGGCATTACGCCATTTGCAAACGCATACAAGGAATGGTGGGTGTGGAAGCATATCTTCCAGCACTTCGTAGATGCGGCAGCGGAAGATGCAGGCACCAGCGCCAAGGATTTAGTCCAAAGCTTCATCGACGGTAAAACGACCTTTAAAGACCACCCTGTGCTGTACGACAACTTCTTTAACTTCATCGACCTGACCGTCAAACACGGAACGGACAAACCGCTGGAGCGGGACAGCAATGCAGAGGTCAGCGATTTTGCGGCAGGCAAAGCGGCCTTCATGACGGGTAAAGGCGCATGGGACGAAGAAGCGATCAAGAAGATCAACCCCGACATCGAGATCGGTATTGCAGGATATCCGGTGAGCGATAAACCAGAGCAGTCCGTTATCATTACAGGCGCTGACCAGGCGCTGCGCATCAACAAGGATTCCAAGGTGGTTAAAGAAACAATCGAATTCTTCAACTGGCTCTATACTTCGGATTACGGTAAAAACTGGTTCTCCCAAGTTGCCAAGGTAATTCCACCTATTAAAGACGCTCCTTTGCCGGACCTGGATATGCCGAAGCAAATGGATGAGATCCTGAAGACGGAGAAATCCGGCGATTTGTCCATCAACTATTCACTCGATACGTTCCATCAGAAGTTCGGTGAAATCATGCAGGCCTACATTGGCGGGAACAAAACGAAAGACCAGGCTGTCGATGAAATTCAAAAAGCTTGGCAGCAGTTCGGCTCTGCCCAATAA
- a CDS encoding glycoside hydrolase family 36 protein has protein sequence MPIHQDIPSLSSPGLLFFSENGLALQLEITDSKDVRLLHFGRLPAAPDTSAEDEDLARSNGQPAVHSEQLLLYERLSDVQKPFCRLLELQLTGEDRAEYHGRTHRASYPGLRMEYASHADYRNKQGRKLEFVLLDPVTELRATQHFQFLDGVSHVVRCWTELQNEGKDAVSVEYISSFAFSGLDQEGTAARDDKMCLTLAYNGWQSELQWRTYTLPELGMPQMTDRSSKRITGSNTGSWSAAELIPMAVLQNTDSHTAYFWQIEHNGSWHWELFEQGNLLSLLAGGPNEHDNHWWKKLEPGESFASVVVAAGSVCGGFEEAAQRLTEYRRRIRRPNEDNRLLPVIFNDYMNCLWGKPTTEQLLPLIDSAAETGCEVFCIDAGWYADGLWWDEVGEWLPSRERFPEGLPFVLKKIRDKGMVPGLWLELEVMGINSLKLADTDDSWFFMRHGKRVKDRSRYQLDYRNPEVRAYADRVISRLVEEYGVGYIKMDYNINSGVGTELEADSFGDGLLAHNRAYLAWLDGVFAKYPDLIIENCSSGGMRMDYAMLSRHSIQSTSDQENYLNYALIAAGCPGALTPEQAAVWSYPLREGDDEEVIFNMVNAMLLRIHQSGHLAELSPERRTLVQEGIDYYKKIRGFIPEALPFWPLGLPDPGAAYASLGLKAGDRMFIAVWQLKDTEEACLLSLPGLYGQDVQLFKCAYPKQAADTVYTWDHEWNRFMVQLPGAGTARLFEFVTG, from the coding sequence ATGCCAATCCATCAGGATATTCCATCTTTATCATCCCCAGGATTGTTATTCTTCAGCGAAAACGGTCTTGCCCTGCAGCTGGAAATTACGGACAGCAAAGATGTCCGCCTGCTTCACTTTGGGCGTCTGCCCGCCGCTCCCGATACGTCCGCAGAGGACGAAGACCTGGCTCGGAGCAACGGGCAGCCTGCTGTCCATTCAGAACAGCTTCTATTATATGAACGACTATCGGATGTACAGAAGCCTTTCTGCAGGCTGCTGGAGCTTCAGCTTACCGGAGAGGACAGGGCCGAATACCACGGCCGGACCCACCGGGCATCCTATCCGGGGCTCCGGATGGAATATGCAAGCCACGCGGATTACAGAAATAAGCAGGGCCGCAAGCTGGAGTTCGTGCTGCTCGATCCAGTTACGGAACTTAGAGCCACACAGCATTTTCAGTTTCTGGACGGTGTCAGCCATGTCGTGCGCTGCTGGACGGAGCTTCAGAATGAAGGGAAAGACGCTGTCTCCGTGGAGTATATTTCGTCGTTTGCTTTCTCGGGGTTGGATCAGGAGGGTACTGCGGCGCGAGACGATAAAATGTGCCTTACCTTGGCATACAACGGCTGGCAGAGCGAGCTCCAATGGCGGACCTATACCCTGCCCGAGCTGGGGATGCCGCAGATGACCGACCGCAGCTCCAAAAGGATAACAGGAAGCAATACGGGTTCCTGGTCTGCTGCCGAGCTGATTCCTATGGCCGTGCTGCAGAACACGGACTCGCACACCGCCTACTTCTGGCAGATTGAACACAATGGCTCCTGGCACTGGGAGCTGTTCGAACAGGGCAACCTGCTGAGCCTGCTTGCAGGCGGACCAAATGAACATGACAACCATTGGTGGAAAAAGCTTGAGCCCGGCGAAAGCTTCGCCAGCGTCGTGGTGGCAGCCGGCTCGGTCTGCGGCGGCTTCGAGGAAGCAGCACAGCGCTTGACGGAATACCGCCGCCGCATCCGCCGGCCTAACGAGGACAACCGGCTGCTGCCTGTTATTTTTAACGATTATATGAACTGCCTCTGGGGAAAGCCGACGACGGAACAGCTGCTGCCGCTGATCGACAGCGCCGCTGAAACGGGCTGCGAGGTATTTTGCATCGATGCCGGCTGGTATGCAGACGGGCTCTGGTGGGATGAAGTCGGCGAATGGCTGCCGTCCCGGGAGCGGTTCCCGGAAGGGCTGCCGTTTGTCCTGAAAAAGATCCGCGATAAGGGGATGGTGCCGGGACTGTGGCTGGAACTCGAAGTAATGGGCATTAACAGCCTGAAGCTTGCGGATACCGACGACAGCTGGTTTTTTATGCGTCATGGCAAACGGGTAAAAGACCGGAGCCGTTATCAGCTGGATTACCGGAATCCGGAGGTTCGCGCGTATGCAGACAGGGTTATCAGCAGGCTCGTAGAGGAATACGGAGTAGGATACATTAAAATGGATTACAATATCAATTCGGGCGTTGGGACGGAGCTTGAGGCCGACAGCTTCGGCGATGGTCTGCTGGCGCATAACCGGGCATATCTGGCGTGGCTGGACGGCGTATTTGCCAAATATCCGGACCTGATTATCGAGAACTGCTCCAGCGGCGGCATGCGGATGGACTATGCGATGTTAAGCCGCCACAGCATCCAGTCTACCAGTGACCAGGAGAACTATTTAAATTATGCTCTCATTGCGGCCGGATGTCCGGGTGCGCTGACGCCGGAGCAGGCAGCTGTCTGGTCTTATCCGCTCCGGGAAGGGGATGATGAGGAAGTTATTTTTAACATGGTCAACGCCATGCTGCTCCGAATTCACCAAAGCGGCCATTTGGCCGAGCTCAGTCCGGAACGCAGAACACTCGTCCAAGAAGGGATTGATTATTATAAAAAGATTCGTGGTTTCATACCCGAGGCTCTTCCTTTCTGGCCGCTCGGCCTGCCCGATCCCGGTGCGGCGTATGCCAGTCTGGGGTTAAAAGCTGGTGATCGTATGTTTATCGCAGTCTGGCAGCTGAAGGATACTGAAGAAGCCTGCCTCCTCTCGCTGCCGGGCTTGTACGGTCAAGATGTGCAGCTGTTCAAGTGCGCTTACCCAAAGCAAGCGGCCGATACGGTGTATACGTGGGATCATGAATGGAATCGCTTTATGGTTCAACTGCCTGGTGCGGGCACAGCAAGATTGTTTGAATTCGTAACAGGCTGA
- the rpoD gene encoding RNA polymerase sigma factor RpoD, whose amino-acid sequence MANDQHIESELTLEQVKEQLIEQGKSSSSITSKEIADKLAPFDQEQEQIDEFMDQLSEMGIDVGGELEEESGSEDTELEDFKIDDLNLPPGMKINDPVRMYLKEIGRVPLLSAQEEIELAKRIDQGDEEAKRRLAEANLRLVVSIARRYVGRSMQFLDLIQEGNMGLIKAVEKFDYSKGFKFSTYATWWIRQAITRAIADQARTIRIPVHMVETINKLIRVSRQLLQDLGREPTPEEIAKEMDLTPDKVREIMKVAQEPVSLETPIGEENDSNLGDFIEDSDAPAPADAAAYELLKEQLEDVLDTLTEREENVLRLRFGLDDGRTRTLEEVGKEFGVTRERIRQIEAKALRKLRHPSRSKRLKDFLE is encoded by the coding sequence ATGGCTAACGATCAACATATAGAATCCGAATTGACCCTTGAACAGGTGAAAGAACAACTGATTGAACAAGGCAAATCGTCCTCTTCGATAACTTCCAAAGAGATTGCAGACAAATTGGCTCCGTTTGATCAGGAACAAGAACAAATTGATGAATTTATGGATCAGCTGTCCGAAATGGGCATCGATGTTGGCGGCGAGCTCGAAGAAGAATCCGGATCGGAGGATACCGAGCTGGAAGACTTCAAGATCGATGACTTGAATCTGCCTCCGGGGATGAAGATCAATGACCCAGTCCGGATGTACCTGAAAGAAATCGGCCGCGTGCCCCTTTTGTCGGCTCAGGAAGAAATCGAGCTTGCCAAACGGATCGATCAGGGCGACGAGGAAGCGAAACGCAGGCTTGCCGAAGCGAATCTGCGTCTTGTAGTCAGCATAGCCCGCCGCTATGTGGGACGCAGCATGCAGTTCCTGGATTTGATCCAGGAAGGCAACATGGGATTGATTAAAGCGGTTGAGAAGTTCGACTATTCGAAGGGCTTTAAATTCAGTACGTACGCTACCTGGTGGATTCGTCAGGCCATTACGCGCGCCATTGCTGACCAAGCCCGGACGATCCGGATTCCGGTCCACATGGTGGAGACGATCAACAAGCTGATTCGGGTGTCCCGCCAGCTGCTGCAGGATTTGGGCCGCGAACCGACGCCGGAGGAAATTGCCAAAGAGATGGACTTAACGCCGGATAAAGTCCGTGAGATTATGAAGGTTGCGCAGGAACCGGTATCGCTGGAAACGCCGATCGGCGAAGAGAACGATTCCAATCTGGGCGATTTCATTGAGGACTCCGATGCGCCTGCCCCAGCCGATGCAGCGGCTTATGAGCTGCTTAAGGAGCAGCTGGAGGATGTGCTCGACACGCTGACAGAACGCGAGGAGAATGTGCTCCGCTTGCGGTTCGGCCTCGATGACGGCCGTACCCGTACCCTGGAGGAAGTCGGCAAGGAATTTGGCGTAACGCGCGAACGTATCCGGCAGATCGAAGCGAAAGCGCTTCGTAAGCTGAGACATCCAAGCCGCAGCAAACGGCTCAAGGATTTTCTGGAATAA
- a CDS encoding response regulator transcription factor, whose translation MLEPLNRSEMDLLIMLRQGATNKQIAKALALSEGTVRVYLSRVYGKLNVSSRTQA comes from the coding sequence TTGCTCGAACCTCTGAACCGCAGCGAAATGGATCTGCTGATCATGCTTCGCCAGGGAGCCACCAATAAGCAAATCGCCAAAGCGCTGGCTCTTTCGGAAGGGACTGTTCGCGTCTATCTCTCGCGGGTGTACGGCAAGCTGAACGTTTCCTCACGCACGCAGGCCTGA